AGACCGAGAGTTCGCTAGTTCATGATAGCGGGCTTTTTTTAATTGCTGTAAGCTTTGGCGACCTTAGGATATTATTACTATAAAAGCACCAGATTTAGTATAATTACATTGAATAAGTAAACTAAGGTGGTGGAAGTCGTGAAAGAAGATTCTAATCATTTTCAAAAACGTAGACATTTTATCCACTCACTTTGGCAGAAAGATCGGTATTTTTGTTTGGCCGCGATGATTTTAGAAATTGCCTTTGTAGGGATTATGGTAGAATTCCTGGTTAATCCTTCCTGGTCGATTGCCCTGGTTTTTCTCTTTTTAATTTGGTTGCTTTTAACGGCTTTTGTCAATGGTTCTTTATTAGTGCGGAACCTGCCTAAAGGTCACTATTGGTACCGGGTGGGAAGTATTTTAGTTGAAAAATCCATTGAAGCCCTTTTAGTGGGTTTGGTGGCCGCAGGAGCAATTATGATTTTAACCTTGGCTGCCTAAGGGAGTGTCTTGAGCGGAAAACTATCAACAGTCCAGTCCCTCTTATATAATGAGAGTAAGTAGACGATACATAGACTTAAAGGAGTGCTTTTATGACAACCGTTTATGCCAAAGATTATGATTACCCAGTTGAGAGTGGACGTTATCAGTTAGTTGTTTCCCAGTCTTGTCCCTTTGCGCAAAGAACAGATATCGTGCGTTCTTTATTAGGCTTGAACGATGTGATTGGAAAATCTCTCACCTCACCCATTAAAACCGATAAGATTTGGGACTTTTCTAACCAAGCAAGGGGTAAAGATGCTGTCTTAGATGTGGAATATTTGAGTGAACTCTACCATAATACCAAGTCTGAATATGAAGGGCCCTATTCAGTACCAGCCCTGATTGACTTGACCAGCAAAAAAGTGGTCAACCAAGAATCCCTCGACATTATCAAAGATTTTTCTACTCGCTTTAAGGATTTAGGGACGAGTCAAGTGGGGGACTTGTATCCCAAAGACCAACGTCAAGCGATTGACCAATGCTTTGACTGGGTGGGTACTGACTTAATTGGAGCTCCGACTAAAGCCCATAAGGCCAGTGACCAAGCAGACTATGAGCAATATGCTGACCAATTTTTCGATCGCTTAGCAGAGATTGACCAGGCCTTAGCTGACCACGATTATTTAGTGGGCGACCACTTGACTCTAGCGGATGTGGTTCTCTACACTCCTTTAGTTCGTTTTGATACCACTTATTACACGGCCTTTCAGGTCAATAAATACCGCCTAAGTGATTTTCCCAATTTATGGAGTCATTTACAGAAATTACATCAAATCCCAGCCTTCCAGCAATCGACTAACTTTCAAGCCATCAAGGAAGGCACCTACCTGGGTAAGAATGGGCGCGATTCCTTTGATAAAGAAGTCCTCCCCCAAGGGCCAGTTTTGGATATGTGGGAAGTGAAATAAGGCATTATAATAAGAAAAATAGCGCATCTCGCCTTCATTAAAAGCGTAGATGCGCTATTTTTATTTTTAAGTGGTCGTTTTACTGATCTTTTGACCTATTAAGCAAAGGACAATGGTTATCGTGGCTGGCAGAAGCCAGGCAAAACCGAGGTCGAAGAAGGGTAGGTAATGACTGGCCCATTGGGTTAGAGTGCTTCCTAGGGCGCTTTGGCTAATAAAATCAGGCGAAGCCTTGATAAAGTCTAAGCAGGCTGGGATGAAGGTCACCGCCATAGTAACTTGGTAGAGAGCGGGACTTTGCCAGCTCTGAGGTAAGAGACTAAGTAAGATTAAAACACAGGCTAAAGGATAAAGTAACATCAATACTGGCAGGGATAAGGATAGAATGGCATCAAAGCCGATATTGGCTACCAGAAAAGCTAAAAGGCAGGCGATAATGGTCCAGTGCTTTTGCTTGAGATTAAAAAAGTGAAAGGTAGCAAAAGTTTCTGCTAGGGCCACGACTAAACCGATGGCGGTCTTTAAACAAGCTACGGTGATCATCACTGCTAAGAGGACCTGTCCCGCTAAACCAAAATAGTGACGGGTAATCAGTGACAAAGCCTGGCCGCCGTTTACGGATAAGGGGATAAACTGTAAGCTGTGGGTTCCTAGTAAGGCTAGGGCAATATAGATGAAAGCCATCAAGAGAATGCTTAGGCTGCCAGAGGTCATCACTTCTCGGGAGATTTGCCGAGGTTGTTGGATGCCAAAGTCACGGATGGATTGAATAATAATAATCCCAAAGGCTAGCCCGGCTAAACTATCCATGGTGTTATAACCTTCTAATAAACCCATGGCTAAAGGGGCCATCTGGTAGGCTGGGGTAGGATAGAGCACCTGGCGAAAGCTGCCGGTGTCAAAGAGGGCTCGGACTAAGATGACACCCAGTAGGATTAGAAAGGCTGGGGTTAAGTATTTACCCACCCATTCAATGATCTTAGAGGGGCGTAAACTAAAGCATAGGACCAAAAGGAAGAAGAGCGCCGAATATAAGAATAGGGCGGGAGTTTCTAGATGGTCCGGGACAAAATCAGTGATACCGACCTCGTAGGAAACGGTGGCTAAACGCGGTGTGGCAAAGAGTGGCCCGATAGTGAGATAGAGGGCAATGGTAAAGAAATAGGCGAAGGGGCGGTTGACCTTATTGGCGATTTGGAAGACGGATTCGGTTTCTGAAAAGCCCATAGCCGCAATGGCGAGTAAGGGTAAGCCGACCGCCGTAATGTTAAAACCGGTCACAGCCAGTCCCACATTGCCGGCTGCTTGTTGACCTAAAGAGACGGGGAAGATGATATTCCCTGCCCCAAAGAAAAGACCAAAGAGCATGAGAGCGATGATCAGCCGCTCTTTCCAATTTAAAGCAATTTTAGACATAGATAATTCCTCGTTTCTAACATTGAGGATTATAGCATTAAAGCTGCTTGGCTGAACAGTGAGAAAGCATAAAAATCGTGAGATAATTGCTGTGCTGCACGTGAGGATCCGTAATAGTGGTGTTTGTGTAAATTGGGCTATTCTCAATTTTTGTTTGATACCTTAAATTAGGAATTGGTTTTGGAAGAAGTTATTATAGCCAAAGCCTAATTTTCATAGTACTATTATTAAAAAGTGAAAGAGGCGATTTTATGACTAAAATTATCGTTTATGCTGTGACTGCTGAAGAGAAACCTTTGGTAGAAGCCTGGGCCAGTCGTCATCAAGTTGAGGTGAAACTGGTAACAGAAGAGTTGACAGTGGATACGGTGGACTTGGCGGCAGGTTTTGACGGAGTGTCGACATCCCAAGTGCCTCGGATTGAAGAACCGATTTTTTCGCGTTTACATGACTTAGGCATTAAACAAATCGCCCAACGCTCAGCCGGTGTGGATATGTATGACTTAGACCAAGCCAAGGAAAATGGCATTATTATTACCAATGTGCCTACCTATTCCCCTGTTTCTATTGCCGAATACACCTTGGGAACAATTATTTACTTAAACCGGCGTTTGAATAATATTCTGCCACGGACCAAGGCCCACAATTTCTCGCGGTCTCCTGAGGTGCGCGGTCGGGTCTTAAAAGACTTAACCTTAGCTGTCATTGGGGCCGGTCATATTGGTCAAGAATTAGCTCGCATTTATGCTGGCCTTGGGGGTAAGGTTGTTGCTTATGATATTGCTCCTGACCCAGCGGCCGAAAAATACTTAAGCTTTGTCGATTCGGTGGAAGACGCGGTAGCTCAAGCCGATATTGTCAGCCTCCATATGCCCTTAACCAAGGATAATTACCATATGTTTGATGCTGACTTATTGGCCCAATGTAAGGAAGGAACTATTCTGGTTAATAATGGTCGGGGAGCTTTAGTAGATACCGATGCCTTGCTAGCAGCTATTGATTCCGGTCACATTGCTTCAGCCGCTTTGGATACCTATGAAGCGGAAGGCCCTTATGTCTTCAAAGATTGGAGCGACAAAACTGTTGAGGATGAACGGCTAAAGACGCTGATTAACCATTCTAAGGTTCTCTACACCCCTCACTTGGCCTACTACACGGATGATGCCATTAAGGCCTTGGTCGATGGTGGCTTAGACAGTACCCTGGAAGTGATAGAAACGGGTGACGCTAAGAATCGGGTTAACTAATCCTTGTCAATAACTCACAAATCAATAACTCACAAAATCTAGCTACACTAACCTCTGCAGGTGAAGACTGACTTGCAGGGGTTTTTCTTTACTTACTAGTCGCTTTCATTTTAGTATAATGATGATAAGCACCTTAAGGAAAGGAGGTCAAAATTATGCGCTTACTGGGTCAAGAATTCCCTAAAAAAATCTATGAACGCGGCTATCGCTATTATGCTGATGACCGGGTAGAAGATAACTATGTCAAGGATCAAACCTATCATTTTTGGGTTAGGGGTAGTGAAAAGTATCAAGTTCAATTGAACCTAGACCCAAAAGAAGAAGTGTCAAAGATGACCTGTGACTGCCCCTATGCGGATAGTGGTAAAGCCTGCAAACACATGGCGGCAGCGGCTTTGTATTATCAATTCGGACCCTATAGTGAATATGCCATGAGTCATCACTTCCCTGAATTGGACCGCTTGCTTTCCCAATTGCCTAGATTAAGCTTGCTCCACTACTTTAAGCAAGTCCTTCTTAACCATCCTCAACTTGTTCATGATGTTTATGATAGCCTCTTAGCAAGAGAAGATGAAGTTGCCGATGACGAGTTAAATGTTATTCTTGATTTATTTGATGAGGTCGATGACATTTACTATAAACATAGTCAGGCTGGCAAAATCCCTATTTTTAAAGGCTTTGCTTTAATTGAAGACTTGACAAAGTATTTGAACAACAACCTTAATGACATCCTCCACCATGGTCAGACCCTTATTGCTCTGATGCTATTAAACCATGTCATTGAAATGGTCGACCAGGTTGAATTTGAAGAGGAATTTGGGCAAGCCGCGATTGTGATCAACCTCTGCGACCAGGCTTATGGATCAATTGTGGATTATCTCAGCCAGGAAGAGCGCGAAGAAGGGCTAGCCATGCTACTGGCTCTATTAAACAACCATCATAGTTTCTGGATTGACCTCCTCCTTCCCCAAGTAATTGGCCGTCATTTTGACCGTTTCCAAGAGCGTCAACGGCTATTGAGAGCTTGTTTGTATCGTATGGAGACCTTGCAAGAGCAGTTTCCCGACCAAGACTTAGAATGGTATTTTGAAGCTCTGTTTAAACTCTATCAAGAATTAGAGCCTAGTGAGAAAGTGGTCGACTTTGCTAGCCGACATATAGATTACCTAGCTAGTGTCGATTATTTGCGCCGTTTTGCCCTTAGCTATAGAGAGGATGGCGGTCAAATCGCTGATAAGTCAGAGAAATATCCTGTCCAAATCTTAACTGGCTACCTCAAACAAGCTCTTGTTGATCTGGAAACCGCCAAGAATCGTTCACAATATCAAAGGATTGCGACTTTCCTTAAGAATATGGATGCGATCGATGGAGGCCAATTTGTTCGTCACTGCTTCATTAGTCAGTTGGAGGCTCATTATCCTGATCGCCATGCGTTATTGGAAGAGTTTGAAAGGTCTTGGTGATGAGTGCCTTTCTTATGATGGCTAGTGGAGGCTAGAGCTTCTTTAGCGATCCTTAGTAATAGGGCATCACGCTGCTTTATGATAAACTGAAAGAACTGAAAGAAAAACTAAAGGAGCCGAGTAATTAATGAAATTTATCTCATGGAATATTGATTCTTTAAATGCCGCCTTAACTAGCGATTCCAATCGGGCCCAATTGTCACGCCAAGTTTTGGAGACCATTGACCAATATGATCCGGACGTTATTGCTATTCAAGAAACCAAACTATCCGCCAAGGGACCTACTAAAAAACACCAAGAAGCCTTGGCAGAGTGGTTTCCTGACTATAATAATGCCTGGGTCAGTTCCGTCGAACCCGCCCGTAAATCCTATGCCGGAAACATGGTTCTCTACAAAAACCACTTGGAACCAAGTATTTCTTACCCTAAGATAGGTGCTCCGGATACTATGGATTCTGAGGGACGGATTATTACCCTTGATTTTGGACCCTTTTACTTTACCCAAGTGTATACCCCTAATGCGGGCAATGGCTTGAAACGTTTAGAAGAACGCCAAGTTTGGGATGAAAAATATGCCCAATACTTGAGTCAACTGGACCAAGAAAAGCCCCTTATTGCTACGGGGGACTTTAATGTGGCGCATAAAGAAATCGACTTGGCTCATCCGGAAAATAATCATAAATCAGCCGGTTTTACTGATGAAGAACGGTCTGGTTTTACCAAGCTATTAGCCCATGGTTTTACTGATACTTTCCGTCACATTCATGGCGATGTAGAAGGTGTCTATAGCTGGTGGGCACAAAGGGTTAAAACCAGCAAAATCAATAACTCAGGCTGGCGGATTGATTACTTCCTGGTCAGTGATCGTATTGCTGATGCTGTTGAAAAGTCGGAAATGATTGATTCCGGCACCCGCCAAGACCACACCCCAATTTATTTAGAGATTTCTGATGAAATTAGAGCAGGGGACTAGCTTGTGGTATTTCTAGTAAACTAACAGCATATTAGTTAGGGTCTAGATTAATTTTCCCGCACCTGCGGGGGTGATCCTATTGTCATTTTGATAAGATGGAGCGCATATATTATTTCCCGCATTCGCGGGGGAACTTCCTGATTGTTGTCAGGAAGTTTTTTTGTAAAAACATTTTTATAATAAAGTAATCGGTTGCAATTAATCAGTTTGTCCAGTAATATAAAAATAACAATATTACTAAAAATAAGAAAGGATGTGATCATATCAACCAAATGATTTCTGCCTTGTGGGGCAAAAAAAGCGAAAAGATTGGACAGTTTTATTGGCTTCCTTTAATTCAACACTTAAAGGATACTTATGGCGTAGCTGGAGCACTTTGGGAACACTGGATGAGTCCGGGTCAAAAAGAATTTATTCAAATGGCCTCTCACACTAATAGTGATGGGGCTAAAAAACTCTATCAATATCTTGCTGCAATCCATGATGGGGGCAAGGCTAGTCCCGCTTTTCAGGCTATGCCCAACTTTTCTCATCATTCAGAAGACCTTGAAAAGTTATTGTTAGAAAAGCTAGAGAGAGCTGGGTTTATAGGGATAAGTAAGGTGCAGTTATCCGATCGTCAGAAAAGCCATCATAGTTTGGCCGGCCAGGCCCTTCTGATAGATGATCAAATTAATAAGGATATCGCTTCGATTGTTGGGGCCCACCACGGCAAGCCAGTAGATTCTAATCGAGACTATAAAGATCAGTTAAAATCCTATGGAAATAACTATTTCCAAAGTGATAATCCAGATGCACCTATTTACCAAACCTGGCAAAGGGCACAAAAAAATATTTTTAACTGGGCTTTAAATTTATCTGGTTATACCCAGGTGGATGAACTTCCTGAGATTAGTCAAGCAGGACAAGTGTTGTTAGCGGGAGCCCTAATTATGGCTGACTGGATTGCTAGTAATGAACATTATTTTCCTTTAATTCCAATTGATCATGACTCCGTTTCTGATTTCTCTCAAAGTCGACTGGAAAAAGGATTTACTCAGTGGAAGAAGACTGATCTCTGGCAGCCTCATGGAGCTACTGATATTGATCAATTTTATGAAGATCGTTTTAAGTTTTCTCCGCGAGACATGCAGCAGGTATTCTCAGAAACCATTGAAGCAAGTGATCAACCAGGGATATTTATTTTAGAAGCGCCAATGGGACTAGGTAAGACAGAAGCTGCTCTAGCAGGAGCAGAGCAATTAGCCTTTAAAACTGGTCGTTCTGGTGTGTATTTTGGTTTGCCTACTCAAGCAACGTCAAATGGTATTTTCCCTCGTATAAAAGATTGGTTAGAAAGAGTTGAAGAACTTAATGGCGATAAAGCGTCCCTCCGCTTAGCTCACGGAAAGGCAGCACTGAATGATGACTTTGCCAAGCTAGCGCATCAAGTTGACCCTGATGGTGGGGAAGAGAGTACGATTATTACCAATGAATGGTTTGCCGGGCGAAAAACAACCGCTTTAGATGATTTTGTCGTTGGTACTGTCGATCAGTTTCTCCTATTAGCACTTAAGCAAAAACATTTGATGCTTCGTCACCTGGGCTTTAGTAAGAAAGTTGTTATCATCGATGAAGTCCATTCTTACGATGCATATATGAGTACTTATTTATATCGAGCTCTTGAATGGATGGGGGCCTACCAGGTGCCTGTTATTATTCTTTCGGCTACTTTGCCAGCGGATAAACGCTTAGAAATGATACAATCCTATCTAAAGGGACGAAAGAAACAGGTAAAAAGAATTGATACACCTGACCAATTTAATACAACTGCTTATCCCTTAATCACTTATACTGATGGAGATACCGTCCATCAAGAAACCCATTTTGATGATAAAGATATTAAATATCAGACTGTAAAGGTTCATAAATTACCTGTGATGGAGCAAATGGATATTCTCATAGAATTAGTGGAAGATCTACTTCAATCCGGAGGAGTCATTGGTATTATTGTGAATACTGTTAAACGAGCTCAAGTGATAGCAAAAGCTCTTTCCAAGCAGATAGGGGAAGATTTCGTTGAATTGCTCCATTCTAATTTTATTGCGACTGAACGTGCTGCTAAGGAAAACCACCTCCTTCAGCAAATTGGTAAGGATAAAAAACGTCCAGAAAGAAAGGTAATTATTGGTACTCAAGTCATTGAACAATCTTTAGATATCGATTTTGATGTACTAATTAGTGATTTAGCTCCTATGGACTTACTAATTCAGAGGGTTGGCCGTATGCACCGTCATGAAATTAACCGGCCTAGTAAACATCATGAGCCCGTGCTTTATGTTTTAGGAATCAGTGAATCTTTAGAATTTGAAAAAGGATCAGAATCGGTGTACGGTGGCTATCTTTTAGCTAGGACACAATACTTTTTGCCAGATATATTAAATATTCCAAATGATATTTCTTCTTTAGTACAAGCCGTTTATAGTGATAAAACCATGGATTTAAATCATGACATTCAAGCTAAATATGAAGAAATGGTTTTGAAGTATGAAAGCTACCTTAAAAGTAAAAAAGCCAAAGCAAAAGGGTATTTACTCGCTTCTCCTGATCATAGTGGTAAAAAAACTTTAGTTGGATGGTTAAAAAGTCCCTCTACTGAGGAAAGTGAAGAAAGGGCTTATGCTCAAGTTCGTGATAGTCAAGAGACTATTGAGGTGATTGCACTTAAGAAAATTGGTAGTGGTTATGGTACTTTTGCTGAAGAAGTGGATCTTTCTGAAAGAATAGACGATCCAAATGTAGCTAAAGAAATTGCCAAAGAAACACTGCGTTTACCTTATCAATTGAGCTACTTATATAATGATATAATTGATAAAAATATTAATTTTTTAGAAAGATATAATCTTAAATATCTATCAGAATGGCAAGAACAAAGCTGGTTAAAGGGTAGCTTAGGTATTATATTTGATGAAAATCATGAATTTGTAATCAATGATTATAAATTAATGTATGATCAAAAATATGGTTTGATTTGTGAAAGGATGTGACATAGTGGCTAAGTTTAGTTTAATTGATGAGCCTTGGATCGCTGTCATTAGTAAAGATAGTGGAGAAAATTTACTGCTTTCTCTACGTGATGTTTTCGAACAAGCACCAAGTCTAAATCAGCTAGCTGGAGATAGTAAAACGCAAGATTTTGCTGTCCTACGGCTATTGCTTGCTATCTTACAGACAGTATATTCGCGAATGAATGCTAGTGGTCAACCCTATGACCAAGTAGAGTTAGCGGATCGCTATCAACAAATGACAGATGTTGATGAGTTTGATGAAGATGATTATGTTGAGAATTTAGAAGAAACCTGGCAGTCAATCTGGGAAGAGGGGGAATTCACTGAAGCGGTTAATAATTATTTAACGGCTTGGCATGACCATTTTTATCTTTTTGATGACCAATACCCGTTTTTTCAAGTGACTCAAGCTGACATTGCAGGAGATAAGATTAGTAAATCTAAAGCTAGCAGCATACAAGCTAAGAATATTAACCGTACTATATCAGAGAGTGGAAATAAAATAGCTTTATTTTCACCTAGTTATGGAGAAAATAAGGAAATTCTTAAGGCTGATCAAGTAGCGCGCTGGTTGTTAACTTTTCAGGGCTATTCAGGCTTATCAGATAAAGTAATATTCGGTAAGGAAAAATATAAAGCTTCAAAAGGCTGGTTATTTGATATTGGGGGACTCTATTTAGGCGGACGAAATTTATTTGAAACTTTGTGGTTGAATACTGTTTTAGTGCATCCGCGGGAAGGATATCGGTTAAATAGACAAAAACCATGTTGGGAATTTTCTGGGTCAGAAATTATTGATCAGTATTTTTCAAGTGATAATTGTGATAATTTAGCTGAGCTTTATAGCAATTGGAGTCGGGCTATTTATATCGATCCGATGACTGATTTAAATAAGCCTTTTGCTTTTGAAGTGGTTAAGTTACCAGAAATCAATCACGTAGATAATTTCTTAGAACCGATGACCGTCTGGCGTAAAAATGCCAGTGGTGAAAATAAAGGGAGGTATACCCCCAGAAAACATGTTGTCGGACAATCCCTATGGCGGTCTTTTGGTTTAGTTCTTCCGTCGAATTCTAAAAAAGAAGAGGGAGAAGGGGAAAGCCATCGCCCAGAAATAATAACTTGGTTTGACTATCTGGATGATATTACTGATTCTCTATTGGATAATTACCCACTAACCATATACGCCGTAAGTATGCAAGATGATGGTAATGCTACTTCCTGGGTACCTACTGATGAAATTTATGATGAGCTAAAGATTGATGACCAAGTAGCTGCTGATCTCAGTTCAGCGGGGTGGATTCCTCGGATTAATGATACTGTGACAGAGACGAAAGAAATTATTGAACGTACTTTCCGTTACTTCTTAATGGAAATAAAAGATTTTAGAAATATGGATGGTAATCATTTTATCGATCAAAATATTGAGGAATTATACTTTTTGATTGACTTGCCCTTTAGAGATTGGTTAATAGAAATAAAGCCAGAAGATGCTAAAGATGAAAAGATTATTCAGTGGCGCCAAACTTTGCGAAAAATTGTTATGGACAAAATTAATCATATAGTCAAAGAAGCTGGTCCACGGGATTATAAAGGAAAGGTGTATGAAGCTAAGGACGGGCAAAGCTATATAAAAAATATCGCTACGGCCTACAACACTGTGACCTACTTTATTAATAAAAAATTAAGTGTAAGGGAGGATCGAAATGACTGAAACAAAAGAAAAGCAGGTATCTGTTTACCAAGTAACAGCTAGAATGCTTGATGATTTGAACCGAAATAATGGGACTGCTACTAGTAAAGCGTATCTCGCTAGATTACGCCAATCAATTGGCAAACCTTTGAGTCAGACGGTTGATATTTGGCCATTATTATTTCAATATCTACCAGAAGAATTTTTAAGCAAAAGTGGGCAAACAACCTCAGAACAAAAGGCGATATTAACGACATTGCAACTCTATGCTCTATATCATCAAGGTAGCTCTATTGGAGAGGCCAGATTAAATAGTCAGGAAAAAGCAACTAATATTGGCGCTTCTTTATCCTATTTGCGAAGAGAAAAGGACCAACGAGTTGCTAGCGATCGCCGTTTTAATACTTTAATTACAGCAACGGATTTTACAGAATTAATTTATTATTTACGCCAAATGGTTAAATTATTAAAAGGAAAATCGCAGGGGCAAGTAGTTATTAACTATCCACGTTTGGCCGAAGATCTTTACTGGTATTTGAGAGGATACGAAGAAAATGTACGTATTCGTTGGGCGCAAAGTTACTATAAGAACAGAGAAGAAGGAGTAAATAGTGATGAAGAATAATGAGAGAATTTTTGTTGATATCCATGCCATTCAAACCGTTCCGCCTTCCAATGTCAACAGAGACGATACGGGGTCGCCAAAGACAGCCCAATACGGGGGTGTTAGACGAGCACGCGTTAGTTCTCAATCTTGGAAACGGGCGATGAGAGAATATTTTTATGAGAATAGTGCTCAAAGTAATGTAGGGGTACGGACTTTACAAATTGTTCGTTATTTAGCAGATAAAATTCATATTTTGGATAATACTATGGACGACGAATCGGCAATGAAATTAGCTGATGAAACAATCAATAAGGCTGGAATTAAAACAGCAGCGCCTAAGGGTTCCAAAGATAAGGGTCATAAACAAGCTAAAGCCTTGTTTTTCTTAGGAGAT
The nucleotide sequence above comes from Aerococcus urinae. Encoded proteins:
- the casB gene encoding type I-E CRISPR-associated protein Cse2/CasB codes for the protein MTETKEKQVSVYQVTARMLDDLNRNNGTATSKAYLARLRQSIGKPLSQTVDIWPLLFQYLPEEFLSKSGQTTSEQKAILTTLQLYALYHQGSSIGEARLNSQEKATNIGASLSYLRREKDQRVASDRRFNTLITATDFTELIYYLRQMVKLLKGKSQGQVVINYPRLAEDLYWYLRGYEENVRIRWAQSYYKNREEGVNSDEE